The proteins below are encoded in one region of Fibrella aestuarina BUZ 2:
- a CDS encoding rhodanese-like domain-containing protein — translation MTTQPYTDIALGDLETFRQQPGALVVDVRDEWEFEEFNLGGINIPLADIRTRRAELTPYDPLIVLCTNGVRSRVAAKDLLRHPDFSHKMIYHVAGGLVDAE, via the coding sequence ATGACGACACAGCCGTACACCGATATCGCACTGGGCGATCTGGAAACCTTCCGTCAGCAGCCGGGTGCGCTGGTGGTAGATGTGCGCGATGAGTGGGAGTTTGAGGAGTTTAACCTCGGCGGCATCAATATACCGCTGGCCGATATACGTACCCGGCGGGCCGAGCTAACTCCCTATGACCCACTGATCGTGCTCTGTACCAACGGGGTACGGAGCCGGGTAGCCGCCAAAGACCTCTTACGCCACCCCGACTTCAGCCACAAGATGATTTACCACGTGGCCGGTGGTCTGGTCGACGCCGAATAG
- a CDS encoding tetratricopeptide repeat protein, whose protein sequence is MRVFSFCFLLIATQAQVLVGQNLTTKAYKQYSLRQLDSAAVSFQALAATDSTQPDVRAMLSAIYCQTKRYDDAHREASAALALAPKSACYWTLLGNARWGQGLTDQALRAYLKSLDLLAEGLFQPSHTISVLRAVMPYRQLEKQVNELIASSKATPQHYVLLGYALQMQSRFEESLAAYQKALTMQPDQMEGYLFVSELHRAAKQTQPMVEAYEQAVEHDPFISSKLYKAAIQDYTESLRKETGSFAYFALGYIHEKGLGTPANLTEAQKWYAYAEQMHNHIAAVKLIQLYGRGAVPGVNGKEEIHRIQQNRNAGRRSHTIEFKLANGNYQTATVFVDAYPADKTKPYAAESRRLNEVYGTTVDLYSLIPLDRPIEPVVADVAAPRQSQLAAAAPLTASLMASPLLSPELSASAVQFAQSAVGTAKLTQTFNRRIEPFLEPYLADSVAAVMTQTLADYLGDVAHTPVLAIQRLRQDLITNRADQGFLYYAIAFLHEQLSGSSDWSSAEKWYTYAFQLHYTPAYQRLKRRYSQEVLSPVKLARLDKNWQNGATEIPLTLETPEGDVKTVSVYVLDNMGNSPEPIANEVSRLLDLYGVEVPQQTVERFNMLYREARQTNLSYQDLCRQAFLNKS, encoded by the coding sequence ATGCGCGTTTTCAGCTTTTGCTTCTTGTTGATAGCAACTCAGGCGCAAGTACTTGTAGGGCAGAATCTTACGACCAAGGCCTATAAGCAATACAGTTTACGACAACTGGATAGTGCGGCCGTTTCGTTTCAAGCCTTGGCAGCTACCGATAGCACGCAGCCCGACGTGCGCGCGATGCTGTCGGCTATTTACTGCCAGACCAAACGGTACGACGACGCGCACCGCGAAGCCTCGGCGGCACTGGCACTAGCGCCGAAATCGGCCTGCTACTGGACGCTGTTGGGAAATGCCCGTTGGGGACAGGGCCTCACCGATCAGGCTCTGCGCGCTTACCTGAAAAGTCTCGACCTGCTGGCCGAAGGGCTGTTTCAGCCGAGCCATACCATATCCGTGCTTCGGGCGGTAATGCCCTACCGGCAGCTCGAAAAACAGGTAAACGAGTTGATCGCTTCGTCCAAAGCAACCCCACAGCATTATGTGCTGCTTGGCTATGCCTTGCAGATGCAGAGCCGTTTTGAGGAAAGCCTCGCCGCCTATCAGAAGGCCCTGACAATGCAGCCCGATCAGATGGAAGGCTACCTCTTTGTTAGTGAACTGCACCGGGCTGCCAAGCAAACGCAGCCGATGGTCGAGGCCTATGAGCAGGCGGTTGAGCACGATCCGTTTATCAGCAGCAAGCTCTACAAAGCCGCCATTCAGGATTATACCGAGAGTCTTCGGAAAGAAACTGGCTCCTTCGCTTACTTCGCCTTGGGCTACATCCATGAAAAAGGGTTAGGCACCCCGGCCAATCTCACCGAAGCACAAAAATGGTATGCCTACGCGGAGCAGATGCACAACCATATCGCCGCGGTCAAGCTGATTCAACTCTACGGGCGCGGCGCTGTCCCCGGCGTCAATGGAAAAGAAGAAATTCACCGGATTCAGCAAAATCGGAACGCCGGCCGCCGGAGCCACACCATCGAGTTTAAGCTGGCCAATGGCAATTACCAGACGGCTACCGTATTTGTTGACGCGTATCCGGCCGACAAAACAAAACCCTACGCCGCCGAAAGCCGTCGGTTGAACGAAGTATACGGCACAACGGTGGACTTGTATAGCCTTATTCCGCTCGACCGCCCGATCGAGCCCGTTGTCGCCGACGTAGCAGCACCCCGCCAAAGTCAGCTGGCAGCGGCCGCTCCGCTTACGGCGTCTTTGATGGCGAGTCCGTTACTGAGCCCAGAACTCTCGGCCTCGGCTGTGCAGTTTGCGCAGTCGGCTGTTGGGACAGCCAAGCTTACCCAAACATTCAACCGGCGGATCGAGCCGTTTCTGGAGCCCTATTTGGCCGATAGTGTGGCCGCGGTGATGACCCAAACGCTGGCCGATTACCTGGGCGACGTGGCCCACACGCCGGTCCTGGCGATTCAGCGGCTGCGACAGGACCTGATCACTAACCGGGCCGACCAGGGGTTTCTCTATTACGCCATCGCTTTTCTGCACGAGCAATTGAGTGGTTCATCCGACTGGTCATCGGCCGAAAAATGGTATACCTACGCGTTCCAACTTCACTACACGCCTGCTTATCAACGGCTCAAACGCCGCTACAGTCAGGAAGTGCTATCGCCGGTTAAGCTGGCCCGGCTGGACAAAAACTGGCAAAATGGCGCGACCGAGATACCGCTCACCCTCGAAACCCCCGAAGGCGACGTGAAAACGGTGAGTGTGTATGTACTGGACAACATGGGCAATTCGCCCGAGCCCATTGCCAATGAAGTGAGCCGCCTGCTCGACCTGTACGGCGTGGAGGTGCCTCAGCAAACCGTTGAGCGCTTCAATATGCTGTACCGCGAGGCCCGGCAGACCAATCTTTCCTACCAGGATTTGTGCCGTCAGGCTTTCCTGAACAAGTCGTAA